A DNA window from Linepithema humile isolate Giens D197 chromosome 6, Lhum_UNIL_v1.0, whole genome shotgun sequence contains the following coding sequences:
- the LOC137000728 gene encoding uncharacterized protein, translating to MEGVMKEVMRIRLEDWKEEMRQIKEEMKEGIKNIRREMKEFRKREEGWKEEREEMKKQIKGLERRIEEMEGEGEKKREGKRKEGKGEGEKIKLRLKEIEKKMERKEREERRKNLVIKGIEVKEGKRKEAVEGLMKDIGAEVKMEETWKIAEDRDKGREIVGIRIENEEKRREIWEKKKTLKGRKERIVEDWTWKERRMRWKLEERAREEERKGKNVWVGYGRIRING from the coding sequence ATGGAGGGGGTGATGAAGGAGGTGATGAGAATAAGGCTGGAGGATTGGAAGGAGGAAATGAGACAGATAAAAGAGGAAATGAAGGagggtataaaaaatataagaagggAGATGAAGGAGTTTAGAAAGAGGGAGGAGGGATGGAaggaggagagagaagagatGAAAAAGCAGATAAAGGGATTAGAGAGGAGAATAGAGGAGAtggagggagagggagaaaagAAGAGGGAGGGGAAAAGGAAAGAGGGGAAGGGAgaaggagaaaaaataaaactaagattgaaagagatagaaaagaaaatggaaagaaaagagagggaggagaggagaaaaaatttagtaataaaaggGATAGAGGTGAAGGAAGGGAAAAGGAAGGAAGCGGTAGAGGGGTTAATGAAGGATATAGGAGCAGAGGTAAAGATGGAGGAGACATGGAAGATAGCGGAGGACAGGGATAAAGGAAGAGAGATAGTGGGGATAAGGATAGAGAATGAGGAGAAAAGAAGGGAGATAtgggagaagaagaagacatTAAAGGGTAGAAAAGAAAGGATAGTAGAGGACTGGACATGGAAGGAAAGGAGAATGAGATGGAAATTAGAGGAGAGGGCCCGAGAGGAGGAAAGGAAGGGGAAAAATGTATGGGTAGGGTATGGgagaataagaataaatggATAG